From one uncultured Paludibacter sp. genomic stretch:
- a CDS encoding Peptidoglycan glycosyltransferase — protein sequence MSETGKNIIGRFATVYLFIILLLIAVIYNIVKIQTVERHNWLALGSKNDKKDIIVRPNRGNIYSADGRLMASSIPTYYVYLDLRVPALHEKDGKLFRENVDTLSECLANYFKEKSKNQYKQELQQAYRKGVAEYQFYKGRITYAQLLDIKKFPLLKLGRNKSGLLTKEMFQRVKPFSTLASRTIGDIYADEEKGGKNGLELGFDSILKGKPGVSSRQKVANRWEEIVEVPPVDGVDITTTIDVNMQDIAEKALLDKIKEIEAQSGYAILMEAKTGEIKAIVNMQRNTDGTYSESRNGVVSDKVEPGSVFKVMSXMAVLDEGKAHLSDIVETGNGTWQVAHSXMRDHNANKGGYGTITLEXAINASSNVGVSKVIMKAYGDNPQAYVEKXXRMKINEPFNLYIPGTAAPNIRYPNKENWSATTLAWMSIGYETQIAPIYTVAYFNSIANNAKYLEPLFIKSISKNGQIIKXFTARVINEQICKPSTLXDVRQALLGVVEDPKYATGKLVRSPYVRIGGKTGTALISQGSKGYKSGKPXYQVSFCGIFPFDNPQYTCLVVFREPGIGIASGGAMAGPVVKNIAERVIALKAYNTVETTPVDSNYIDLKTPYVKSGRFDALKNTMGFLDQKYTGSAAKWIKTSCDGKKVITNPIGIISNQVPDLTGMGAKDAVYLCEKFGLKVNISGFGKVYAQSIPAGSSFAKGQNIILNLQ from the coding sequence ATGTCGGAAACAGGAAAAAATATCATTGGAAGATTTGCAACAGTTTACTTGTTCATTATTCTTCTGTTGATTGCGGTAATTTATAATATCGTAAAAATTCAAACTGTGGAAAGACATAATTGGTTGGCATTGGGTTCAAAAAACGATAAAAAAGATATTATCGTACGTCCTAATCGAGGTAATATTTATTCNGCCGACGGACGTTTAATGGCAAGTTCTATCCCTACTTATTATGTATATTTAGATTTAAGAGTGCCTGCTTTGCACGAAAAAGACGGCAAACTTTTCAGAGAAAATGTTGATACGCTCTCAGAATGTTTGGCAAATTATTTCAAGGAAAAATCAAAAAATCAATACAAACAGGAATTACAACAAGCATATCGCAAAGGAGTTGCAGAATATCAGTTTTATAAAGGAAGAATCACTTATGCACAACTATTAGACATAAAAAAATTCCCTCTTCTTAAATTAGGACGAAATAAAAGCGGCTTACTTACCAAAGAAATGTTTCAGCGAGTAAAACCATTTTCAACNCTGGCTTCGCGTACCATTGGCGATATTTATGCCGACGAAGAAAAAGGAGGTAAAAACGGACTGGAACTTGGCTTTGATAGTATTTTGAAAGGTAAACCGGGTGTTTCATCCCGTCAAAAAGTCGCAAATCGTTGGGAGGAAATTGTGGAAGTTCCTCCCGTTGACGGTGTAGACATTACCACAACTATTGATGTAAATATGCAAGACATTGCCGAAAAAGCATTATTGGATAAAATAAAAGAAATTGAAGCGCAATCCGGTTATGCTATTTTGATGGAAGCTAAAACCGGCGAAATAAAAGCGATTGTAAATATGCAGCGAAACACGGATGGAACATATTCCGAGAGCCGCAACGGTGTAGTTTCCGATAAAGTTGAACCCGGCTCTGTATTTAAAGTAATGTCNNTNATGGCGGTTTTAGATGAAGGAAAAGCACATCTAAGCGATATTGTAGAAACCGGAAACGGAACTTGGCAAGTTGCTCATTCCNTTATGCGCGATCACAATGCAAACAAGGGCGGATATGGAACTATTACATTGGAACANGCNATTAATGCTTCTTCCAACGTTGGAGTTTCAAAAGTNATTATGAAAGCGTATGGNGATAATCCACAAGCNTACGTAGAAAAANTNTANCGNATGAAAATTAATGAACCGTTTAATTTGTATATTCCGGGAACAGCAGCGCCCAATATTCGTTATCCGAATAAAGAAAATTGGTCGGCAACNACATTAGCNTGGATGTCAATAGGTTACGAGACACAAATTGCTCCCATTTACACTGTGGCATATTTCAATTCCATTGCCAACAACGCCAAGTATTTGGAGCCGCTTTTTATAAAATCCATCAGTAAAAACGGACAAATTATAAAANCATTTACAGCACGTGTAATTAACGAGCAAATTTGTAAACCGTCTACTTTAANAGATGTTCGTCAGGCATTACTTGGAGTAGTTGAAGACCCAAAATACGCCACAGGAAAACTGGTGCGTTCTCCTTATGTGCGTATTGGAGGAAAAACCGGAACAGCATTAATTTCTCAAGGTTCCAAAGGATATAAATCAGGAAAACCNNNCTATCAAGTTTCTTTTTGTGGNATTTTCCCTTTTGATAATCCTCAGTACACTTGCTTGGTGGTTTTTCGCGAACCGGGAATCGGAATAGCGTCGGGAGGAGCAATGGCAGGTCCGGTGGTAAAAAATATTGCTGAACGAGTTATCGCTCTCAAAGCTTATAATACGGTGGAAACAACACCCGTAGACAGTAATTATATTGATTTGAAAACCCCTTATGTAAAATCAGGTAGATTTGACGCTTTGAAAAACACAATGGGATTTCTCGACCAAAAATATACAGGTTCCGCTGCAAAATGGATAAAAACCAGTTGCGATGGGAAAAAAGTAATAACAAATCCTATCGGGATCATTTCTAATCAAGTTCCGGATTTAACAGGAATGGGAGCAAAAGACGCAGTCTATTTGTGTGAAAAATTCGGACTTAAAGTAAATATTTCAGGATTTGGAAAAGTGTATGCACAGAGCATTCCGGCTGGAAGTTCATTTGCAAAAGGACAAAATATTATTCTTAATCTTCAATGA
- a CDS encoding conserved hypothetical protein (Evidence 4 : Unknown function but conserved in other organisms), with protein sequence MSWIKNIFETIVGSEDFSELKSSKFRDFLNGSILKKRFIQKQYGLLILIAVLIFIYIDNRYTCESQITREIKLKKELQDVKFESLTISAELTTLGRRSYVLNYINEQGLNLKESPVAPIIITAPGEENEKALKDSLTKLNAKKDTTTSIAVD encoded by the coding sequence ATGTCTTGGATAAAAAACATATTTGAAACCATCGTTGGCAGTGAGGATTTTTCTGAACTGAAATCGAGTAAATTTCGGGATTTTCTGAATGGAAGTATTCTGAAAAAAAGATTTATCCAAAAACAATACGGTTTGCTAATTCTTATTGCGGTACTCATTTTTATTTATATAGATAATCGTTACACCTGCGAATCGCAAATTACGCGCGAAATAAAACTCAAAAAAGAATTACAAGATGTGAAATTTGAATCGTTAACAATTTCGGCGGAATTAACAACACTTGGTCGCCGTTCGTATGTGTTAAACTACATTAACGAACAAGGATTGAATTTAAAAGAAAGTCCTGTTGCACCCATAATTATTACAGCGCCGGGCGAAGAAAACGAGAAAGCATTAAAAGACAGTTTAACCAAACTTAACGCAAAAAAAGACACAACAACCTCTATTGCAGTAGATTAA
- the rsmH gene encoding Ribosomal RNA small subunit methyltransferase H, with amino-acid sequence MSEXEYHIPALLAETIEGLKIKPDGVYVDVTFGGGGHSKAILEKLSKNGKLIAFDQXEDAMRNXIDDKRFTFVRSNFRYLKNFLKXHXVEKVDGILADLGVSFHHFDESXRGFSFRFEGALDMRMNKQSSKXAATILNTYSEEKLADVFYLYGEXHNSXKIASAXIKARNXKXXETIQEFVEILKPYFSREKEKKDMARVFQALRIEVNNEMKALEELLKQSLDVLNREGRLVVLTYHSLEDRLVKNFMRSGNLEGKIEKDFYGNVISPLKQINNKVITASEEEVQRNPRSRSAKLRIAEKAP; translated from the coding sequence ATGTCCGAANCNGAATATCATATACCGGCATTGCTCGCTGAAACCATCGAAGGGTTAAAAATAAAACCCGACGGCGTGTATGTTGACGTAACTTTCGGCGGTGGCGGACACTCCAAAGCGATACTTGAGAAATTGAGCAAAAACGGGAAATTGATTGCTTTTGATCAGGANGAAGACGCTATGAGAAATNTGATTGATGATAAACGGTTTACGTTTGTGAGAAGCAATTTCCGTTATTTAAAGAATTTTCTGAAATANCACAANGTGGAAAAAGTAGATGGNATTTTGGCNGATTTAGGNGTTTCTTTTCATCACTTTGACGAATCCGANCGCGGATTTTCNTTCCGNTTTGAAGGNGCGTTAGATATGCGNATGAACAAACAATCTTCAAAAANTGCNGCTACCATACTCAACACATACTCTGAAGAAAAATTGGCGGATGTNTTTTATTTATACGGAGAATTNCACAATTCAAGNAAAATTGCTTCCGCCATNATAAAAGCACGAAACAANAAANNGNTCGAAACNATTCAGGAATTTGTGGAAATTTTGAAGCCGTATTTTTCGCGTGAAAAAGAGAAAAAAGATATGGCGCGTGTGTTTCAGGCATTGCGAATTGAAGTGAATAACGAAATGAAAGCATTGGAAGAATTATTGAAACAAAGTTTGGATGTTTTGAATCGAGAAGGAAGATTGGTGGTTTTAACGTATCATTCACTGGAAGACAGATTGGTAAAAAACTTTATGCGGAGCGGAAATTTAGAGGGAAAAATAGAAAAAGATTTTTACGGGAACGTAATTTCACCATTGAAACAAATTAACAATAAAGTAATTACGGCTTCGGAAGAAGAAGTGCAACGGAATCCGCGTTCACGAAGCGCAAAATTAAGAATAGCGGAAAAAGCCCCCTAA
- the mraZ gene encoding Protein MraZ, whose amino-acid sequence MSTFIGKYDAKADVKGRIFIPSAYRKLLPEEKKERVVLRKDPDNDCLIIYPEPVWNQKVETLKAELDEWNSEDQMLLMQFVSDAEWLDIDSQGRVLISKKYLQQIGIENSEVLFVGMMDRFAVWGKQRYENNKLSSADFASKLKEKMAKKD is encoded by the coding sequence ATGTCTACTTTTATAGGAAAATACGACGCCAAAGCCGATGTAAAGGGCAGAATATTTATTCCCTCGGCATACCGCAAACTTCTTCCCGAAGAGAAGAAAGAAAGAGTTGTGTTGCGCAAAGATCCCGACAACGACTGTCTTATTATTTATCCTGAACCGGTTTGGAATCAAAAAGTGGAAACACTTAAAGCTGAATTGGATGAATGGAATTCGGAAGATCAAATGCTCCTGATGCAATTTGTTTCCGATGCGGAATGGTTGGATATTGACAGTCAAGGGCGAGTGCTGATTTCAAAAAAATATTTACAACAAATCGGGATTGAAAATAGCGAAGTGCTTTTTGTGGGAATGATGGACCGTTTTGCTGTTTGGGGAAAACAACGGTATGAAAACAATAAACTTTCATCGGCGGATTTTGCTTCAAAATTAAAAGAAAAAATGGCTAAAAAAGATTGA
- a CDS encoding Phospholipid/glycerol acyltransferase: protein MTEAQMPKIDIDEVIRQKAPKKKFPKFIINYLKKIVHQDDLNKYFKTVPEQKGIPFIDSSLKKFGVSVEVFGEENLPAKDGKYIFVSNHPLGGLDGITLGKVIGNHYDGKVKFFANDFLMFVEQLKEMFIPINKVGAQSKEISKTIDEFFRSDYHLITFPAGACSRKIHGEIKDFEWKKTFVIKAVQYQRDVVPVYFEAKNSKFFYNLANWRTKLGVKTNIEMLYLVDEMYKQHGNVFKVKIGKPIPYQTFDKARNPTEWANWVREKVYGMK, encoded by the coding sequence ATGACAGAAGCTCAAATGCCAAAAATAGATATCGACGAAGTTATTCGTCAAAAAGCGCCGAAGAAGAAATTCCCGAAATTCATTATCAATTATTTAAAGAAAATTGTCCATCAAGACGATTTGAACAAGTATTTTAAAACCGTTCCGGAACAAAAAGGAATACCGTTTATCGACAGTTCATTAAAAAAATTCGGTGTTTCTGTAGAGGTTTTTGGTGAAGAAAATCTGCCGGCTAAAGATGGGAAATATATTTTTGTCAGCAATCATCCGCTGGGAGGTTTGGATGGAATTACGCTCGGCAAAGTGATTGGAAATCATTATGATGGCAAAGTGAAATTTTTTGCCAATGATTTTCTGATGTTTGTAGAGCAACTCAAAGAAATGTTTATTCCTATAAATAAAGTGGGAGCGCAAAGTAAAGAAATTTCAAAAACAATTGATGAGTTTTTTCGGTCAGATTATCATTTAATTACGTTTCCTGCGGGAGCTTGTTCGCGTAAAATACACGGAGAAATTAAAGACTTTGAATGGAAAAAGACATTTGTAATCAAAGCTGTGCAGTATCAGCGGGATGTAGTGCCTGTTTATTTTGAAGCCAAAAATTCCAAATTTTTTTATAATCTTGCTAATTGGCGTACCAAATTAGGCGTCAAAACCAATATAGAAATGCTTTATTTGGTGGACGAAATGTACAAACAACACGGAAATGTTTTCAAAGTAAAAATAGGAAAACCTATTCCGTATCAAACATTTGACAAAGCCAGAAACCCCACCGAATGGGCAAATTGGGTAAGAGAAAAAGTGTATGGGATGAAGTAG
- the rimM gene encoding Ribosome maturation factor RimM: MIKKSEVFPVGQITKTHGLKGELAFNTDNSILEEVEIPYIVLEPDGILVPFYIENVRFKSDSSGFIQLEGIATEEQARELVGQNIYLPNKYLSELDENDVHVEYFIGFQVFDETLGKIGTISEIDDNTENILFVVTSENNDFLIPAAEEYITEIDEENKILRMDLPEGLLDL; the protein is encoded by the coding sequence ATGATTAAAAAATCAGAAGTTTTTCCCGTTGGACAAATTACCAAAACGCACGGACTGAAAGGCGAATTGGCGTTTAATACTGATAATTCCATTTTGGAAGAAGTGGAAATTCCGTATATTGTGCTGGAGCCGGACGGAATTCTTGTGCCGTTTTATATTGAAAATGTCCGTTTTAAATCCGACAGTTCTGGTTTTATCCAATTGGAAGGTATTGCCACTGAAGAACAAGCGCGTGAATTAGTTGGACAAAATATTTATCTGCCCAATAAATACTTAAGCGAACTGGACGAAAACGATGTGCACGTAGAATATTTTATTGGTTTTCAGGTTTTTGATGAAACGCTGGGAAAAATTGGAACAATTTCAGAAATTGACGATAATACAGAAAATATTTTGTTTGTCGTCACTAGTGAAAACAACGATTTTCTAATTCCTGCCGCTGAAGAATATATAACCGAAATTGACGAGGAAAATAAAATCCTTCGGATGGATTTACCGGAAGGATTATTGGACCTATAA
- a CDS encoding conserved hypothetical protein (Evidence 4 : Unknown function but conserved in other organisms) produces MDNVAKVLEAIKNAGAPVNAGKVEELTGLDRKEVDKAMNLLKKDGSIISPVRCKWTAK; encoded by the coding sequence ATGGATAACGTAGCAAAAGTATTGGAAGCGATTAAAAACGCCGGAGCACCTGTAAATGCAGGTAAAGTAGAAGAATTAACCGGACTTGACCGCAAAGAAGTGGATAAAGCAATGAATCTGTTAAAAAAAGACGGTTCTATCATTTCGCCCGTAAGATGTAAATGGACTGCAAAGTAA
- a CDS encoding Histidine triad (HIT) protein, which translates to MTIFSKIIAGEIPCYKIAEDERYFAFLDINPMSKGHTLVVPKLEEDYIFNLDDETYKGLALFAKKVAAGIEKAVSCKRVGMMVIGLEVPHAHIHLIPIQKEGDMSLANPKLKLTPEEMTEIASEIRKNISI; encoded by the coding sequence ATGACCATTTTCAGTAAAATCATTGCAGGCGAAATTCCGTGTTATAAAATTGCGGAAGATGAACGCTATTTTGCTTTTTTGGACATAAATCCGATGAGCAAAGGACATACGTTGGTTGTTCCCAAATTAGAAGAAGATTACATTTTTAATTTGGACGATGAAACATACAAAGGTCTTGCGCTTTTTGCGAAAAAAGTAGCCGCCGGAATTGAAAAAGCTGTTTCTTGCAAACGCGTAGGTATGATGGTAATTGGATTGGAAGTACCTCACGCACATATTCATTTGATTCCTATTCAAAAAGAAGGAGATATGAGTTTAGCCAATCCAAAACTAAAACTCACCCCTGAAGAAATGACGGAAATTGCATCGGAAATAAGAAAAAACATTTCAATTTAA
- a CDS encoding hypothetical protein (Evidence 5 : Unknown function): protein MFVSVEMTYLIINQIIKGTNNLIQNYEIILDKLKKISPNIAFKH from the coding sequence TTGTTCGTTTCAGTGGAAATGACATATTTGATTATTAATCAAATAATTAAAGGTACGAACAACCTGATACAAAATTACGAAATTATTTTAGATAAATTGAAAAAAATTAGCCCAAATATCGCTTTCAAGCATTAA
- a CDS encoding conserved hypothetical protein (Evidence 4 : Unknown function but conserved in other organisms), whose amino-acid sequence MQTETPIDVVISWVDGKQPAHKRKIIPYLGHFLSIHEEINAPTRFNSEGEIFFCVASILKYAPFVRKIFIVTDDQNPNLTDFINQNFPENKIPIEIVDHTIIFSGYEDLLPTFNSLSIETCLYRIPDLSENFVYFNDDFFLMRPIQPSDWFKDNKAVAYGTWRNVFFDNLLRKFRLKKKGRKPFGFKDSMLNAAKALGIKSSYFSIRHTPLPLKRSIFEKYFFQHSGIFVMNISHKFRNKNQFNPQALFYLSAFKSGDCVQESKNKLLFIKPARKGKKYIDRKRRKFEKNEHILFGCIESADMTKKDVRNKLFDWLKSLLNIEIPKKTCKKSIERNR is encoded by the coding sequence ATGCAAACTGAAACACCGATAGATGTTGTAATTTCGTGGGTTGATGGAAAACAACCTGCTCACAAAAGAAAAATAATACCTTATCTCGGGCATTTTCTTTCCATTCACGAAGAGATAAATGCACCAACACGCTTTAATTCTGAAGGAGAAATATTCTTTTGTGTAGCTTCCATTTTAAAATATGCTCCTTTTGTACGCAAAATTTTCATAGTTACCGATGATCAAAATCCCAATTTAACTGATTTTATTAATCAAAACTTCCCTGAAAATAAAATTCCAATTGAAATAGTTGACCATACAATTATTTTCTCTGGATATGAGGACCTTCTTCCCACATTCAACAGTTTATCTATAGAAACATGTTTGTACCGCATCCCTGATTTGAGTGAAAATTTTGTGTATTTCAACGACGACTTTTTTCTGATGCGTCCAATACAGCCTTCAGATTGGTTTAAAGACAATAAAGCGGTAGCTTATGGAACGTGGAGAAATGTGTTTTTCGATAACTTGCTGCGAAAATTCAGATTAAAGAAAAAAGGGCGAAAACCTTTCGGATTCAAAGATTCTATGCTGAATGCAGCAAAAGCGTTGGGAATAAAATCTTCCTATTTCAGCATTCGTCATACACCCCTTCCATTAAAAAGAAGTATTTTTGAAAAGTATTTTTTTCAACATTCAGGCATTTTTGTTATGAATATTTCGCATAAATTCAGAAACAAAAATCAATTCAATCCACAAGCGCTTTTCTATCTATCAGCATTTAAGTCGGGAGATTGTGTGCAAGAATCAAAAAACAAATTACTGTTTATAAAACCTGCCAGAAAAGGAAAAAAATATATAGACAGAAAAAGAAGAAAGTTTGAAAAAAATGAACATATATTATTTGGCTGTATTGAATCTGCAGATATGACTAAAAAAGATGTGCGAAATAAATTGTTCGACTGGTTAAAATCGTTATTGAATATAGAAATACCAAAGAAAACCTGCAAAAAATCAATAGAGAGAAATCGGTAA
- a CDS encoding conserved hypothetical protein (Evidence 4 : Unknown function but conserved in other organisms), which produces MDKPKPKMKQTFSPQIDFVITWVDMNDPKWQQDFARYSGKIDNNKNEVSVARFRDYGFLKYWFRGVENFAPWVRKIHFVTCGQKPDWLDENHPKLNLVAHKDYIPNEFLPSYNSVVIERYLHKIPDLSEHFVYFNDDFYIINSISQERFFRNGLPCDIAAFLYNPGWSQWYKRIKNNIRIINNHFDKKEVMTNFRDKWFDKTYGSKARWNYILKPYNKFVTLRTPHNAQPYLKSTFEEVWAVAGKELTETSVNRFRALNDLTPELFRTWQICKGNFEPYNTYQDTKMFPLMIRSKQAVKAISEQSYSLICLNDNVHIRNYGQVMENIENAFESILPHKSKFEI; this is translated from the coding sequence ATGGATAAGCCAAAACCAAAGATGAAACAAACTTTTTCACCTCAAATAGATTTTGTAATAACATGGGTCGATATGAATGACCCTAAATGGCAACAGGATTTTGCCCGGTATTCCGGAAAGATTGATAATAATAAAAACGAAGTCTCAGTGGCTCGTTTTCGTGATTATGGTTTTTTGAAGTACTGGTTTAGAGGTGTTGAGAATTTTGCGCCGTGGGTGCGTAAAATTCATTTTGTAACCTGCGGGCAAAAGCCGGATTGGTTAGATGAGAATCACCCAAAACTTAATTTGGTAGCCCATAAAGACTACATCCCGAATGAATTCTTACCAAGTTATAACTCTGTTGTAATTGAACGTTATTTGCATAAAATACCCGATTTATCAGAGCATTTTGTGTATTTTAACGATGATTTCTATATTATAAATTCAATTAGTCAAGAGCGGTTTTTTAGGAATGGTTTGCCTTGTGATATAGCTGCATTTCTTTACAATCCAGGTTGGTCGCAATGGTACAAACGTATTAAAAACAATATCAGAATTATAAACAACCATTTTGATAAAAAGGAAGTAATGACCAATTTTCGGGATAAATGGTTCGATAAAACATACGGTTCCAAGGCGCGTTGGAATTACATTCTAAAACCGTATAATAAATTTGTAACTTTACGTACGCCTCACAACGCACAACCTTATTTAAAAAGTACTTTTGAAGAAGTTTGGGCTGTTGCCGGAAAAGAGTTAACAGAAACATCGGTTAACAGATTCCGAGCGCTTAATGATTTGACACCGGAACTTTTCCGTACTTGGCAAATATGTAAAGGGAATTTTGAGCCATATAATACCTATCAGGATACGAAAATGTTTCCACTTATGATAAGGTCTAAACAAGCGGTGAAAGCAATTTCTGAGCAAAGCTATTCGTTGATTTGTTTGAACGATAATGTGCATATTCGCAATTACGGACAAGTGATGGAAAATATTGAAAATGCTTTTGAAAGTATTTTACCTCACAAATCAAAATTTGAAATCTAA
- a CDS encoding conserved hypothetical protein (Evidence 4 : Unknown function but conserved in other organisms), whose product MKIAPRINKVFAELIAGLIPNKMARNRWRGILRYGLYRAAKLMRRMKYDKTPPKYYLTVCAIAKNEGPYFKEWIEWHNNLGVEKFYIYDNESTDNTKETLEPYIKSGLVDYIYFPGKRQQLLAYDDCLERHRLDARWIAVIDLDEFIVPQKDTNIPEFLRRFEPYPAVEINWLIYGSGGAKEKVEGNVMDRFKYHSHPNHISNRHVKSIVNPRRVFSFIGCHEVARMSGRTVDSHGEIVKKNFRDREPQQDVIRINHYAVKSYEEFLSKRSRGRARTLKQRNLEYFRQYDLNDIKEN is encoded by the coding sequence ATGAAAATTGCTCCACGTATAAATAAAGTGTTTGCAGAGCTTATAGCAGGGCTTATTCCAAATAAAATGGCGAGGAATAGATGGCGTGGAATTTTGCGTTACGGTCTTTATCGGGCTGCGAAACTTATGCGCCGGATGAAATATGATAAAACACCGCCAAAATATTATCTGACTGTTTGTGCAATAGCAAAAAACGAAGGTCCGTATTTCAAAGAATGGATAGAATGGCACAATAATTTAGGGGTCGAAAAATTCTATATTTATGACAACGAAAGTACCGATAATACAAAAGAAACTCTTGAGCCATATATTAAATCGGGACTTGTAGATTATATATATTTTCCGGGAAAGCGACAGCAATTATTGGCGTATGATGATTGTTTGGAGAGACATCGTTTGGATGCGCGTTGGATTGCCGTAATTGATTTAGATGAATTTATCGTGCCACAAAAAGATACAAACATTCCGGAATTCTTGAGAAGATTTGAGCCATATCCGGCTGTAGAAATAAACTGGTTGATTTACGGAAGTGGTGGAGCAAAAGAGAAGGTGGAAGGAAATGTGATGGATAGATTTAAGTATCATTCGCACCCTAATCATATTTCGAATCGTCACGTGAAGAGTATTGTCAATCCTCGCCGCGTTTTTAGTTTCATCGGTTGCCACGAGGTGGCGCGTATGTCAGGACGTACAGTTGATTCACACGGTGAAATTGTAAAGAAGAATTTTCGCGATCGTGAGCCTCAGCAAGATGTAATTCGCATCAATCATTATGCCGTAAAATCATACGAAGAATTCCTAAGTAAACGATCCAGAGGCAGAGCCAGAACGCTTAAGCAGCGTAATTTGGAGTATTTTAGGCAATACGATCTCAACGATATCAAAGAGAATTAA
- a CDS encoding conserved hypothetical protein (Evidence 4 : Unknown function but conserved in other organisms) — protein sequence MIDIKNMHIDLIYLWVDGNDPEWLAIQNTFVGNSETSSSTNCKGRYMDNDELKFSLRSVEKYAPWINQIYIITDNQTPEWIDLTNPKIKIIDHKHLMPQEILPCYNSGVIELFLYKIEGLSEHFIYANDDMFINNSVSPDTFFTNEGFPIIRLTRKNLRKLRWFWREKIRRKPLHNYSQSIKNASELVKKKFGIYYNGVPHHNIDAYLKSDYQRVSEQIFENEFKAMQSNRLRNPKDIQRIVYSYVALAEKRGELQYSSKKESLHISIHKDRHYEKFKKYNPTFFCMNDSQYAQDSDRIKATLFLSKLFPQKSQFEK from the coding sequence ATGATTGACATAAAAAATATGCATATAGATTTAATTTATCTCTGGGTTGATGGAAACGATCCTGAATGGCTGGCTATACAAAATACGTTTGTTGGAAATTCAGAAACGAGTTCATCCACTAATTGCAAAGGACGTTATATGGATAACGACGAATTAAAATTCAGCCTCCGTTCTGTTGAAAAGTATGCTCCATGGATTAATCAGATATATATAATTACAGATAATCAAACGCCCGAATGGATTGATTTGACAAATCCGAAGATTAAAATAATTGATCATAAGCATCTTATGCCTCAAGAGATATTGCCTTGTTATAACTCGGGTGTGATAGAACTGTTCCTATATAAAATTGAGGGTCTTTCCGAGCATTTTATTTACGCAAACGACGATATGTTTATTAATAATTCAGTTTCTCCTGACACTTTTTTCACTAACGAAGGATTTCCAATTATCCGTCTCACGCGAAAAAATCTGAGGAAGTTACGATGGTTTTGGAGAGAAAAAATTCGCAGGAAACCATTACACAATTACAGCCAAAGTATAAAAAATGCTTCAGAATTAGTAAAAAAGAAATTTGGAATCTATTATAACGGGGTACCGCATCATAATATTGATGCTTATTTAAAAAGCGATTACCAACGGGTTTCAGAACAAATTTTTGAAAATGAATTTAAGGCGATGCAATCAAACCGCTTGCGTAACCCTAAAGACATACAGCGTATTGTATATTCGTACGTGGCATTAGCAGAAAAACGAGGGGAACTACAATATTCTTCAAAAAAAGAGTCTCTCCACATATCTATTCATAAAGACAGACATTATGAGAAATTTAAAAAATACAATCCGACGTTTTTTTGTATGAACGATTCACAGTATGCACAAGATAGCGACAGGATAAAAGCTACTCTGTTTTTAAGTAAACTTTTTCCACAAAAATCTCAATTTGAAAAATAA